ATCGCCCGCGTGGTGATTCATGACCCTATATCTACCTCGGGCATGAGCGAGGCCGACATGGTAAGTTTGCGGCGTAGGGTGTATGAGGTGATTGAGCAACCGCTCATGGAAAGTTGAGGGTTGCAGGTTGACATGGGTTGCGGGTTGAAAGGCCCGTCGACACAACCCTCAACCGGCTTTCGTTTCAACCCACAACCATCAACCTGAACAACGAATGAAGATCGACGAGAAGACCTTGGACCGCATTGCCGAATTGGCGCGCTTGGATTACAGCGATCCAGTCGCGCGCAAGGCCATGCTCGCCGACATGGAGAAGGTGCTCACCTTCGTGGAGAAGCTGAATGAGGTGGACACCAAGGGCGTTGAGCCGCTGATCTTCATGACCGATGAGGCCGATGTGCTGCGCGACGACGTGGCCGAGACGAGCATCACCAAGAAGGAGGCACTGATGAACGCGCCTGTGAAGGACAGCGATTACTTCAAGGTGCCACGGGTGGTGGATAAGGGGTGAGGATGGTTGGGGGTTGAGGGTTGAAGCTTGCATCCAGCGGATACCACACGAGAGCACAAATGCGTTCTCATGCCATGAACAGAATCGCGTTACCCATCTTGCTCCTGTTTCTGATTGCTTGTGGCCGCGATCGTCATCAGGAAGCGCTCGATATGATGTCCTCCGCGAACAACATCTCGGAAGACCTGTTGCTCGAGGTTGATCCGGATTTCTTTGATGGCCAGTCGCGCATGTCGGAAGGCACCGAAAACGGCACGCCCGCAGTGCTGGATAGCTCGGCGCGTCAAGTCATTCGCACGGGCAAGTACGAATACGAGGTGAAGGACCTGGATTCTGCGCGTGCGCAGGTGCTTCGTTTGGTGAGGTCGATTGGCGGGTACATCGATGGTGAGGAGTTGAACGACTGGAGCGATCGGAAAGCGCTGGTGCTCCGCCTTCGGATTCCCTCCAAGAAGCTTGATGGTGCCATAACCGCATTGCATGCCCTTGGCGAGCTGAAATACCAATCCCTTACGGCAGAGGATGTGACAGCCTCCATCGCCGACACGGAAGCCCGGATGCGATCGAAGCGCGAATTGGAGCGCCGTTACCTGGACTTGATCGCACGCG
The sequence above is drawn from the Flavobacteriales bacterium genome and encodes:
- the gatC gene encoding Asp-tRNA(Asn)/Glu-tRNA(Gln) amidotransferase subunit GatC, which gives rise to MKIDEKTLDRIAELARLDYSDPVARKAMLADMEKVLTFVEKLNEVDTKGVEPLIFMTDEADVLRDDVAETSITKKEALMNAPVKDSDYFKVPRVVDKG
- a CDS encoding DUF4349 domain-containing protein; its protein translation is MMSSANNISEDLLLEVDPDFFDGQSRMSEGTENGTPAVLDSSARQVIRTGKYEYEVKDLDSARAQVLRLVRSIGGYIDGEELNDWSDRKALVLRLRIPSKKLDGAITALHALGELKYQSLTAEDVTASIADTEARMRSKRELERRYLDLIARAAKVSELLELERALESVRAEVESMEAQLKTMQDQVAMSTLRVTCSVPKSTAMGFWSQMGDGFTGGWRLLLAMLVGLARIWPVLLLIVGAIWIMVARRKRSRT